The DNA segment TGACGATCGACACAGGGTTGGCGCGCTTGGACAGTTTTCCATAGAAGATATTCTGGGCAATGCCCATCGTATCGAAGATACCGTCCTGCTTACGGTCTTCGGTGATATAAGCGACACCCTGATTGATCGATTGGCGCGGCACGCTGAAACGGACGATCTTGCCGTTAAGCTTGATCCTGCCGCCGTGAAAGAAATCGCGTTTCAGGACGCCTGCCGCGATCTTCATCATTTCGGTACGGCCCGCACCGACCAAGCCGAACATTCCAGTGATCTGGCCGGAAAATACGGACAACGTGGCACTGCGAACAACCTTGCCCATTGATACGTTTTCCAAAGCCAGAACCTTGCGTCCGGCCGGACGCGCCTTGCGGCTGGTCGCTTCTCCGTATAGCGCGTCCGTCAACTGTCGGCCGACCATGGCCTGGACGATCCGGTCCCGGGTGAAGTTTGCGGCGTCATCGGTCACGACCAGCTCGCCGTCCCGCAAGATGCTAATGCGGTCGGCGATCGCAAGAGCTTCCTCCAGGGCGTGGCTGATGAAGATGATCGATCCGCCATCGGCTTTAAGGCGTTCCACGAGGGTAAAAAAGTGCTGCTTTTCTTCCGGGGTCAACGTTGCCGTCGGCTCGTCGAAGATGAAAATGTTCGCCCGATGCTGGACCGCACGGGCGATCTCGACCATTTGCTTCTTTGCCGCGCCAAGCGAGGAGACGAGCGCCGTAGGTTCGACGTGGAAGCTGAGGCGCTGCAACTGCTGCTGCGCCCGGATGTTAACGCCCCTCAGGCGGTTGAAAAAGCTTTCCTCTCCCAAGAACAAATTCTGAGCAACGGTCATTGAGGGAATGAGGTTGGTTTCCTGAAACACCATAGCGACGCCATGCTTCAGCGCGTCGGCCGGCGACGAGAATGACAGTACCTTGCCATCGATCAGCATCTCGCCGGCGCTTAAAGAGTAGAGACCCGCCAGAACCTTCGTCAGCGTCGATTTGCCCGCACCGTTTTCGCCAAGGAGCGCGTGGACCTCGCCTTTTCGCAGGGTGAAATTAACGTTCTTGAAGGCCGCGACACTGCGGAACTCCTTTGTGGCATTCTTGAATTCAACGATCCCGTTCATACCGATGCTCCCGAACCGAGGTCGAGACGCAGGAGCGCGCCCGCGCCCCGTGACGCGATATACAGGAAGCCATTCAGCTCGACGACGGACGCGATGCCGTGGATACGTCCATCAGCCCGCGAGTGGTAGCTTGCCACGGGAACCATTGTGCTATCGAGACGCACGACCAGTCCGTAGGAGCGGGAAGGGGCCCAGGGCTTCATCACCCCCATCTGCCGCACCGAACCGGATTGCAAAGGCTGCTCGTCGTTTCCGCCGTCGGAAAAATCAGGTCCGATCCACGCGTCGGGCGGAATGGTCGCCATCATTTCGGTGCGGTAGTCGTCTTCGCGCAGCACGAGTTCGGTCAATTGTCGCCTGGGCGCAAACAGCGCCAGCCAATGACCGCCATCGGAAGCGGGCGACAGCCGCGCCGGATAGGCGGGAAGCTCGGCAAGCAGGCTCGCCTGGCTTGAAATAGAGACGATTCGATACCGCCAACTTTCCGAGACAAGCACCTTGCCATCCTGGGCGAAGGCCATTCCGTAGGGAAAAGCAAGCCCGTTGCGGATCACCTCGGTCGCGCCCGTCGAAACTCTGTGGCGGACCACCGACCCTGTGGTCCCGTGGCCCATCAGGTCCCGTTTCCAGTCAGACATCGCGTGCAGTGCCGATCCCAAGGTCAATAGGATCGTATCGTCATCCTCAAACAGTGCGGCGGTAACGCAGGCTATCTGGTCGCCCGGCAAATCTAGGAGTCGATAGACGGCTGTCCCGGCCGTCATAAGCGCTACGCCGACGCCCTCGATGGCGATCGCCAGCGTTCGATCCGCAGAGGCGGCTATCGCGGTGATGGGACCATCAAAGGAAAGGACAGGCTGGCTTTGCTTCAGACCTGGGTCAATTAGCAATAGTGCATTCGCGCTGCTACAGTAGAGTTGTCCATTCAGGCAGACGAGATTATCGATCTGGGAGACATCCAGAAGGTGCTCGGCGCTATCGAGAAGCGTGTTTGGTTTCAACACGCCGTCCATAGCAGGCACGCTGAAGGCGTCCCCGTCACCGCGATTAAAGATACTCGAGATGCGCGAGAGAAGTCCCATCAGTTGTTCCCCCAGTAATCTTTCCGTGCGGTCCAGTCGGGATCGGCATCGGGTAAGCGTACGCGGCCTATGCGGTTGTTGGAGACCCCGCCGAGGTAGAGATAACCCTTATGTTCGCAAGTCGAGGTGATCGACGGATGGTTTTCGCCCTTCTTGTCCCACAGCACGTCCAGGACTTCGCCGCTCTCCGATATTTGGACCACACAGCCACGATTGACGTTCGGAAACAGCCACTCATCAGCAGCAATTCGGCGTGCCATGCGGCGACGGAATTCCGGCTTGCGCATCGCAAGGTCGAATGTCTTCGTGCGCAGGCCGAGAAGGGCGATCCAGTAGGTATTGTTGGAGCCGCGATTGATGTTGTCCGGATAGCCCGGAAGGTTGGAAACGAGCACTTCGATGCGACCCTTGTCCGGGCCGTCGAACCAGTAGCGCGAAATCCGGCAGGCCCAAGTTTCGGCAAAGAGCAGCGACTGACCATCGCGGCAAATGGTGATGCCGTTCGGAAAGATCAGTCCGCGCAACAGAGTGCGGGTCCTGCCTGTTTTGGGATCGTGGCAGATCAGGCGGCCATTCCCGCGGCCCTCCAGCGCATCCACGACCCAGTCGGCCATTTCGTAGCGAATGGTCGCCTCACTGAAGAAAATCCGGCCGTCGGGAGCCACGTCGAGATCGTCGGGCAGCCGCAAACGGGAGTCGTCAATGACCGAAAACCAACTCCGGTTCGTCTCGTCGGTGACGCGCGACACCAGTCCGTCTGGGCTGACCTTGTAGACGCCCATGCCACCGACACAAGTCAGGAGGTCGCCGTTTTCGGCAAACGAAAGGCCGAGCGGGTGCCCTCCGATCCGTGCAAAGATTTCGCTTTTCTTATAGTCGGGCGCTAGGAAGCGTACGATCGTCCCGTGCCGCGTCCCGGTGTAGAGGTTATCGTTGCGGTCGAGCACGACGTCTTCCGGTCCTTCGACATCGCCAAGACCGATCAGGTCGACATCGCGCAGGCGGTCGTTGAAGGCAAACGGATCGTCCTGCGTCCGAATGCGCTCGGGAAGCTCCAGATAGGTCGGAGAGACATAGACCTTGCTGAGGATCTTGCTGCGGTTCTTCACCCACTTGGCATCGAACAGCACGGCGAAGATCAGAATGGTGCCGAGCAGCAGTTGATTGACGGAGCCGGGGGTCGACAAACGGATGAGGCCGTTCGTTAAGATCAGCACGAGGATCGCGCCGATGATCGCATTGCCGACGGAACCGCGTCCCCCGCCGAGCGAAACCCCGCCAAGTACGACTGCCGTCAAAACGGAAATCTCAAGGCCGATGCCTGTATCAGCACCAGTGCTTCCAAGTCGGGCGGAAAAGAGGAATGCGGCGATGGACGTCAGGATGCCGGACGCGACATAAGCCATGCAGACCGTAGCCTTCACGTTGATACCCGCGTTGTAGGCGGACTTTCGCGCACCACCCACGGCGCGCAAACGCCACCCCGGACGAAGCCGTGAGAGCGTGATGTGAATGGCAACCGCAATCACCGCAAAGATTAGAAACGATACAGGAAGGCCGTAGAAGTTGCCGAAGCCGAGATAGTCCCAGGTCGGCGAATCCGGGGTGTAGCCGACGATGGCGCTGGCAAGGCGCGGGAAGACAATGTCGTAAAGCGCGCGATAAATGACGAGCGTTACAAGCGTGGTGATGAAAGCGCGAAGCCGCAGATATCCGATA comes from the Pararhizobium qamdonense genome and includes:
- a CDS encoding sugar ABC transporter ATP-binding protein codes for the protein MNGIVEFKNATKEFRSVAAFKNVNFTLRKGEVHALLGENGAGKSTLTKVLAGLYSLSAGEMLIDGKVLSFSSPADALKHGVAMVFQETNLIPSMTVAQNLFLGEESFFNRLRGVNIRAQQQLQRLSFHVEPTALVSSLGAAKKQMVEIARAVQHRANIFIFDEPTATLTPEEKQHFFTLVERLKADGGSIIFISHALEEALAIADRISILRDGELVVTDDAANFTRDRIVQAMVGRQLTDALYGEATSRKARPAGRKVLALENVSMGKVVRSATLSVFSGQITGMFGLVGAGRTEMMKIAAGVLKRDFFHGGRIKLNGKIVRFSVPRQSINQGVAYITEDRKQDGIFDTMGIAQNIFYGKLSKRANPVSIVTMSQARREASQWMEKLHIRSIRPSARVVELSGGNQQKVVIAKSLIQAPEIIIFDEPTRGVDVGAIAEIHTIIQQLADAGAAVVVISSYLPEILAISDRILVARQGRIVEELSIEDATEEKIMYAAVH
- a CDS encoding SMP-30/gluconolactonase/LRE family protein, giving the protein MGLLSRISSIFNRGDGDAFSVPAMDGVLKPNTLLDSAEHLLDVSQIDNLVCLNGQLYCSSANALLLIDPGLKQSQPVLSFDGPITAIAASADRTLAIAIEGVGVALMTAGTAVYRLLDLPGDQIACVTAALFEDDDTILLTLGSALHAMSDWKRDLMGHGTTGSVVRHRVSTGATEVIRNGLAFPYGMAFAQDGKVLVSESWRYRIVSISSQASLLAELPAYPARLSPASDGGHWLALFAPRRQLTELVLREDDYRTEMMATIPPDAWIGPDFSDGGNDEQPLQSGSVRQMGVMKPWAPSRSYGLVVRLDSTMVPVASYHSRADGRIHGIASVVELNGFLYIASRGAGALLRLDLGSGASV
- a CDS encoding ABC transporter permease, producing MANSNALTRLRYRYFSGRLVGEVLSKSWIDTAMPVIALLVTILVMVSLIPGLLSAGYVADLARQLAEFGLVALALTIVIMSGGIDLSVGSTFALSVLAALIGMNVLGLPLPVALAMTIGTGLVCGLLNGLLIGYLRLRAFITTLVTLVIYRALYDIVFPRLASAIVGYTPDSPTWDYLGFGNFYGLPVSFLIFAVIAVAIHITLSRLRPGWRLRAVGGARKSAYNAGINVKATVCMAYVASGILTSIAAFLFSARLGSTGADTGIGLEISVLTAVVLGGVSLGGGRGSVGNAIIGAILVLILTNGLIRLSTPGSVNQLLLGTILIFAVLFDAKWVKNRSKILSKVYVSPTYLELPERIRTQDDPFAFNDRLRDVDLIGLGDVEGPEDVVLDRNDNLYTGTRHGTIVRFLAPDYKKSEIFARIGGHPLGLSFAENGDLLTCVGGMGVYKVSPDGLVSRVTDETNRSWFSVIDDSRLRLPDDLDVAPDGRIFFSEATIRYEMADWVVDALEGRGNGRLICHDPKTGRTRTLLRGLIFPNGITICRDGQSLLFAETWACRISRYWFDGPDKGRIEVLVSNLPGYPDNINRGSNNTYWIALLGLRTKTFDLAMRKPEFRRRMARRIAADEWLFPNVNRGCVVQISESGEVLDVLWDKKGENHPSITSTCEHKGYLYLGGVSNNRIGRVRLPDADPDWTARKDYWGNN